The window GTTTTAACAGTTAAACAACCCAAAAATAGTATTGATGGCCACTTTTTTCAAAATGTGGAAAGTGAAGTCATTATTGTTCTCGAAAATGTGCAAGATGCGAGATCGAAGGCGCCCCACCATGTATATCGGTTACAAACCCTTGATGGTTGGATGATGACAACGGTAATAGATGAAAAACATCCTAACCAGTATTTCAATTTAAGCTATATACAAGAAGGGGATCAATTAGCATCTAAAGACGAAAAGTCTGTCAAAATAGATGAGTCAACGGGTACCATAACGATAGATCAATCCCGCCATTATAAAGCGCCTAAATGGGGGCGGTTTATTCCAATAGGTCATGCTGAACACTTAACCTACCGTGGAAATAGCCAAAACAATGTATTACTACTAATAAAATTAGGTAGTTACATTGAAGTTAGCCATGGAATAGATACCTATCAAATTGTACAAAATAAAGATGAGTACGGTGAGGTTGAGTTCGATTTTTCTAAAGTTAATAACAGCTATACGGATAAGGACAGCTTGTGCCTATTATTGCCTACTGTAAATGGTTATTCGCTGAATATGGATGATGGACAGCTATACAGCTTAGATAAATTTGGGCAAAAAAAATTGACTATTAAGTTTACTAATGTGGGCAATAATCTCTCTGATATTGTCTTAATTCAAGATAAGCATAGCAACTTATTTAAAGCCAATTTACAGGAAAATAGCCTATCACCAGTAAACCCAGTTAAAGAAAGTAGTGCGGGTGACGATCAAATTATATTGCCAATGGGCTATCAATCCGAAAAGCATATCATTGATGCTCAAAATGGTGATGACACTATTATCAATAAGGGCTCAGAAAGCTATGTCCTGCTGGGAGGAGATGGTGATGATAATATTAAAGCCAGCGGTGGAAATAACCTATTATATGGTGGTGCTGGGGACAACTTTATTAGTGGTGGCTCGGGGGATGATTTACTGTTATCCAGTCGAGGAAACGATACGTTAATGGGTGGTGCAGGTGATGACCACTACTTAATTGATGGTCATCAGCCTGGTGTTGTTTATATTGAAGACCTGATTGGAAATAACCATATTCACTTGGTCAATTTTAAACGCGAACAAATTGAAGGTGGTGATTCAAAATATCAACTTTATGTTTCAGCAGCCGGTAAATTGGTAAAAATAAAGGTATCTCATGATGATGAAGGGAACTTTAACATTCATCACTATGAAAGGCTGGACGAAAAATTTAACTCCTCTACCGCTGACGGGATGACTACTCTCACTAATTATTTATCTGAAAAACTCTATAGAGCAAAACAATCAGGGGAATTCACGACTTGGAAACCGATTGATGAGCTTGCAAGCACATTAAATGGCGTGGTAGTCAATAAGGGTGAAGCTAGACCTTTAAACCTAACATCGAGAGATGATGGTATTGTATTACATCAAGAAAACCCTAGAAATAATTGGCTTATTGATACGTTAGCTGGCAATGATAGCGTTATGGATATGACTCAACATGGGCGAATTATCAAAGGTGAGAGTGGTAACGATAAGTTGATAACCCTTGGTGGTGAAAATGTGCTATATGGTGGGCAAGGTAATGATATTTTATTGGCTCAAGGTATGCATCGAGATGTGCTCATCTCTTTAGATGGAAAAGACCAATTAGGGGCAGCTCAAGGGGACGACCTCTATATTGTCAGTGGTCATGGTAAAGGAGCTGTGAAGATCACTGATTTTGAGGGGCGTAATCAGGTGGTACTAATTGATTTTGATACTGATGAAGTCAATTATGAACAATTGTCAGATAAGGTTGCTGAAACAACATATCGCTCAAAGAGCGGCAGGCAGGTGACGCTATCCCATAACAACCATATTGGGTCAATGAATAGTGTCATGCAGGTGCGTCATCTCAATAGTTACCAGCAATTATCAAAACAACATATAGAGCAAACCGTCGACCGTTTGGTTCAGTTGCTTGTTGAGGAGCGAATTGATTATGAAAGTAATCTCGACCTTAGTATAAATAACAGTAATTATAGAAAGAATTGGGGGGCGGTACACATAACTGAGCGCTTCCTTAGCCACCTTAAATAGTTGTTGATAAAAATAGCCAGTCAGTAATGCTACTGACTGGCATGATATTAAAGATGCTGTTTTATTCTTTTCAAAAGGTTAAGTATCAACAAATTTTAATGATTACAGCACTTTAACGATAGCATCACACAGAGGAACCATGTTCTCTAAGGTTAAGCCTGCCACGTTAATACGGCCAGAGCTAACAGCATAGATACCAAATTCGCTACGTAGACGCTCTACCTGCTCTTTTGTTAAGCCACTGAAGGAGAACATCCCATTTTGGTTGATAATGAAGCTGAAGTCCTGTTTAGCGCCTTTTTCTTCCAATGTTTTCACTAACAGTTGGCGCATGCGTTTAATACGCTCACGCATTGCGGTTAATTCTTGGATCCATTCCGCTTTTAACACTTCATCAGAAAGGATAGTTGTCACCACTGCCGCACCGTGTGCTGGTGGGTTTGAGTAGTTGGCGCGAATAACCGCTTTAGCTTGGCTAAATGCACGCTCTGCGTTATCACTGTCTTTGGCAATGATGGTACAAGCACCAACACGTTCATTGTATAAACCGAAGTTTTTAGAGAACGAGCTTGCAACAATCATTTCAGGGTTATTTTTGGTGAAAATGCGCAGGCCTTCGGCATCTTCATCTAAGCCTTTTGCGAAACCTTGGTAGGCAAAGTCAAAAACTGCTAATAAACCTTTTTCTGCACATAATGCAGCTAGTTTTGTCCATTGCTCAGCCGTTGGGTCAATACCCGTTGGGTTATGGCAGCAGCCGTGTAGAACAATCACATCACCAGCCACAGCAGATGACAGGCTGTTAAGCATACCGTCGAAATCCATACCATGTTTGGCAGCGTCATAGTAGTTGTAAGTTAAAACTTCTAAACCAGCTGCTTCAAAGATATTTTTGTGGTTAGGCCAAGTTGGGTTGCTGATCCAAACACGCTTTGCGTTGGTTTGTTTAGCAATAAAATCTGCAGCGATACGCAGTGCACCAGTACCACCCGGTGCTTGCGCTGTACGTGCACGTTTTGAGGTGACAATTTCATGTTGTGCACCGAATAACAGTTCTTGTGTTACACGGCCAAATTCTGGCATTCCGCTAATCGCAAGATAGTTTTTGGTGTTTTCGTTATCCAGCAGGAATTTTTCTGCTTTTTTAACGGTATCAAGCACAGGGGTTTTCCCTGATTCGTCTTTATAGACGCCAATACCTAAGTTGATTTTATTATCGCGGGGATCAGCACGGAAACTATCAGCAAGACCTAAGATTGGGTCAGCAGGGGCAGAAGTAATTTTTTCAAACATGTTGTCGATTCCAAAGCTCTGTAGTGGTACCCAAGACAATTTACAGTGTATGAAGGCGTAAGTGAGAATGCTTTTGGCTATCCTTGCTTGTAAACAGCCCATACAACTGAAATTGATGGATATAGCTGAAAACGGGTTTAGTCGAACGAGTCGAGTTCTCAGGTTAACGTGATAAAGGCTTTTTGCCAACCGTTTTACCAAAAATTGGCGAGATCTTGTGAGCTAGGTAGGAATTGCATGTAATCTAACCATAAATATCTATAAGGGTGGTGAATCAGTCTGTCTTACCGATAATTTAGGTGTTTTTTAGGGGGAAGTTTGAGAGAGGGGGAAAATAAAAAAGCAGCGCCGAAGCGCTGCTTACAAAAACATGTTACCGTTTTCTAACTTATCAGTTAACTGATAATTAGAATTGGTAGATTAAACCTAAACCAACTACGTTATCAGTGCTGATACCGTATGCTTTGGTGAAATCATTTTTATCTAACAGGTTGATTTTATAATCAACAACTGCAGACATGTTTTTGTTGAAGTAGTAGTAAGAACCTACAGAGATATATTTAACCAGATCTTTGTTACCGTAAGTGCCCAAGTCTTTACCTTTAGATTGGTTATAACCTAAAGATGGTTTCAGACCGAAGTCGAACAGGTATTGTGCAACTAACTCAACGTTTTCAGTTTTGTTAGCAATACCTGAACCAAATTTACCGCCAGCACCGTAACGAGTCATGTTTTGAGTTTGACCGTACATTGCTGCTAAGTAAACATTGTTAGCGTCGAATTTACCACCAACGTTCCAAGCTTCAGCTTTTTTACCACCAGCGTTAGGGTAGTTTTTCTGTGCAGGTGTACGTGAAGAGTTAGAATAACCACCACCCAGAGTTACGCCCCAGCCTAAGTCATAAGCGGTAGAGAAACCGAAGCCATCACCGTTGTCTTTACGAACGTTTGAGCTAGACAGGTTGTCGTCACCGTTTTTACCTTGATATTGCAGAGCAAAGCTCAGGCCATCAACATAACCGAACGCGTTGTTGTTACGGTAAGTTAACAGGTTACGGTTACGGCTAGTCATGAAGTTGTCTGCTTGATCCATAGTGTCCGCACCCCATAATGGGAATACGTCGGTCCATGCGTTCGTGTCATAAACCACACCGTAGTTACGGCCGTAGTCGATTGAACCGAAATCAGCAAAACGTAAACCCGCATATGCTAAACGGTTTTTGTTTTCGCCTTCGTTCTCAGCTTTGTTAGTTTTAGTTTCCCACTCGAAACGACCAAAACCAGTCAGTTGGTCAGTGATTTGAGTATCACCTTTAACACCTAAACGAACGCGTGAATCATCACCGTCTTGGCTTGGAGCATCTTTGCTGCTACCGTCAGCGAGGTAGTGACGAACGTCAACTTTACCGTAAACGTCTAATTTGTTGCCGTCTTTGTTGTATACTTCAGCTGCGTTTGCTGCACCAGCAGCTAACAGAGCTGGGATAACCATTGCAAGAATATTGCGTTTCATCATTATTATTACCCTCATTGGTGTTATTCGGACACCTGCCACTGCCAAAAATAATTCGCAAAAAATAATTGGAACTATTTGTGAGAGATTAGTGTCGTCTATGTCGGCGACCAGTGTTCCATTGCTAAATAAAATTATCTACCCTCAAAGTGCTACAAAATCAAAGTTTCTGAAACAAATGGTAACAATGTGTTTCAAAATGTAAAAAATAGAGCAATAAACGACCGCTCATCGTACCAGTTTAAAAAATATTACAAAAATTAGGGAACTTTTTCAAAAGACAAATTGAGTTTTTTTTGAGCAGTTTAGCGAATGTAAAGCGGTTATCTACCACTCGCAAAAAGAGAATTGTGACATAAAAAAGCAGATTATTCTTAGTGGTAGCAGATTGGTGCCATTTTGGGGTGAATTATAAGGTGATAACGTAAAAATTGTGATCAGGTTATCATGCGGCTGCAATTTTATGTAATGGACTGAAATAGTCTGCAGTTAAAAATATATTAGAGTGAAAAAATAACGGGCCAATACAAGATTGGCCCGATACTCGTCATACTTCAAGCCGCATGGGTGTTGACTGTGTTCAGCTTGCCGAATCACATACTTGTGTATGCTCATCGGCTATCTTCGCTGGTCGCCTACATGCCACTCGAATTATTTAGAGTGTAAGGAATGCACTTAGAATGCCGCATTACGTGGGGTACGCGGGAATGGAATGACTTCACGTACGTTACCCACTCCAGTGACATAAGCCACTAAACGCTCAAAACCAAGGCCGAAACCTGAGTGAGGAACGGTGCCATAACGACGCAGATCACGGTACCACCAGTAATCTTCTTTATTCATACCCATTTCTTCAAGGCGTGCATCTAGCATATCAAGACGTTCTTCACGCTGTGAGCCACCGATGATTTCACCAATACCCGGTGCTAATACGTCCATCGCGGCAACCGTTTTACCATCTTCATTGAGACGCATATAGAAAGCTTTGATGTCTTTCGGGTAGTTTTTCACAACAACAGGTGCTTTAAAGTGTTGTTCTGCTAAGTAGCGCTCATGTTCAGACGACATATCGACGCCCCAATAAACTGGGTTTTCGAATTTTTGACCACAAGTTTCAAGGATTTTAATGGCGTCTGTGTAATCAACTTGTGCAAAGTCTGAATTCACAAAGCTTTCTAAGCGGTTGATAACGTCTTTATCAACACGCTGAGTAAAGAACTCTAAGTCGTCGCGGCGTTCTTCAAGAGCAGCTTTGAATGCGAATTTCAGCATTTTTTCTGCCAGACCTGCGACATCATCTAAGTTTGCAAACGCAACTTCAGGTTCAACCATCCAGAACTCAGCCAAGTGGCGGCTGGTATTTGAGTTTTCAGCACGGAAAGTTGGGCCGAAAGTATAGACTTTGCTAATTGCGGTTGCGTAAGCTTCACCATTCAGTTGGCCTGAAACGGTTAAGAAAGCTTCGCGGCCAAAGAAATCTTCGCTGAAATCTACTTCGCCTTTGTCATTACGTGGCAAGTTGTTGTAGTCCAGTGTGGAGACACGGAACATTTCACCTGCGCCTTCGGTATCGGAAGCGGTAATGATTGGCGTAGAAACCCAGAAGTAGCCTTGTTCATCAAAGAAACGGTGGATTGCTTGCGCTAAAGTGTGGCGCACACGTGCAACAGCACCAATTAAGTTAGTGCGCGGGCGCAAGTGCGCTGCTTCACGTAAAAACTCTACACTGTGGCGTTTTGCTGCCATTGGGTAGGTGTCAGGGTCTTCAACCCAACCAACGACTTTTACAGCAGTGGCTTCAAGTTCAAATGATTGGCCTTGGCCTGGGGATTCTTTTACGGTACCCGTAACTTCAACGGAACAGCCAGTTGTGAGGTGCAGGACTTCGTCATTATAATTAGGTAAATTATTATTAATGATAGCCTGTAACGGATTAAAGCAAGAACCGTCATAAACGGCGAGGAAAGAAAAACCAGCATTTGAATCTCTCCTTGTACGTACCCAGCCTTGAACGGTGACTTCTGTGCCTACCGCCACTCGGCCTTGCAGTACGTCGACTACAGGCGCTACTATCATATAATTCACTCTCTTCTATATAATGGTTAATCTTATGCATCTGCAACCCGTCATACTTCGAGCTGTAGGTGTGTTGGCTTCACAAACTGACCCTAGTCACATACTTATGTATGCTCCTAGGGCTCAGTTTGCTAGCCGCCTTCCTACAACTCGAATTATTTAGGGTGTATTCCAACTTTCGTAATAGGAATATTCAACACCGAGTTCAAGGGCATAACAATCTGGTTATTATGCAATTGGCGGATGAAGCAGATTAATAAGGCTTCTTCAATACTAATCCCATTTTTCAGGGGCCAAAGCTCTATGTTACTTGCCATTTATTAGGAAACAAGTAAAAAATCGCGATAAAACATTTCTGTTGAAGCGAAGCGTGGTTATTGAGCTTAAAAGCTATAGTAATAGTAAGTGAATAAAAGAAAAAGAGGGTTTTGAAGCTCTGGGCAAGAAAAGTGCAAATTCTTACCCAGAGCTGGGGAAAAGCGACTTAATTAACTGGCTTTTTCCATTTTAGGCAGGTCAAACGCTTTTCTGAGTTGATTGACGAACTCATCATCTTCACAAATAGTTTTTCCTGGGCTATCAGATAGCTTAGCGACAGGCTTACCATTGCACTCCACTAGCTTAATCACAATATTCAACGGGGTTACATTTGGTATATTGCAGGTTAGACGCGTGCCGATACCAAAAACAAGGTTAACTCGTTGATGAAAATAACGATATAATTCAAGTGCTTTCTGCAAGTCTAAACTGTCTGAGAACACCAGCGTTTTGCTCATAGGGTCAATACCCAATTTTTGATAGTGAGCAATGGCTTTTTCTCCCCATTCGATCGGGTCCCCCGAATCATGACGCAATCCTTGGTAGCGGTTCGCAAAGTTAGCATCAAAATCACGCAAAAAGGCATCCATGGTGATACAGTCAGTTAATGCGACACCCAAGTGATTAGGATATTCATCTAGCCAACTCTGTAATGCCTCGCGTTGGCTATTTGCTAACTCCGGGCTGATTTGCTGGTGGGCTTGGAACCACTCATGGGCTTGTGTGCCAACAGGGGCTAAGTCTAACTCGTGAGCAAGTTTGTAGTTGCTTGTTCCTACAAGATGAGGAAATTCTTGTTTAAGCATCGAAACGATGGCGGATTGCACATCGTAGGAAAAACGGCGGCGTGTCCCGAAGTCCATCAGCTTAAACTTAGACAAATCGAGTTGGTGCTCATCGGCTTGTCGGTAGAATACATTCAATAGCTTTCTAAGTTGTTGAACGGCATCATCAGCAGTGATATCTGGGTGCCGGTCTTTTTGCACAATTTCACTGACTAAAGCAAGGAGAGGGACTTCCCACATGATGACTTCACGCCAAGGCCCGCTTATGCGGATCGCTAATTGGCCTTGGTCTGTGACACTGACAGCAACTTGTTCTGGGTTAAAGCGAAATGACTTTAACCACATAAGATAGTCTTCTTGGAAGAAAGGTAAACAGCGGAGAAAATTCAGTTCATCATCAGAAAGTGATAACTTAGCCATCAACTGAATTTGTTGCCTGATTTCATTGGCGTAAGCACCTAAGATCTCACTGCTACGACAGCGGAATTCAGCGACAACCGGTACCTGATAGTAACGGTGGAAAACGGCCTGCTGCATATGAAGCTTGTAAGCATCGGTATCAAGCAGTGATGTAATAATTGGTGTAGCGTCTAAATTCATGGCACGCAGACATCCTCGCGGAGCTTATCTTTACCACTAATGCTGTTAATTTTTACTCTTGTTTCCCTTGAAACCTGTTTGATTTTCAAAAGTCACAATGAGATAAAAGCGGCAATAGTTGTTAGCTAAATCGTTAAAGTTGCAAAAGTATACCCACTTTAGCAAAAGATAGAAGTGTTATTCCACCTCTTGCTTTCAAGGAGCACGGCAATCTAAATTCGCGCATTGCTTTTCTGTATAACTATTTTCTGTATTACTATGAAATCAAATAAATACGCTTTATTTGTATTGTGTCTCATAAATTGTGTCCCATAGAAACAGACAAAAGCATTAATCACCAAAAGATACTAACACGCCATAGAATATTTAATAGTGCTATAGCACCAACAAGCAAACGAGTTTTTAACAAAATTAAGTACGGTGAGCCATATAAAATTAACATAACCATAAAAATAGATAACATTTTTTGATGAAAATGTTTCTCAAATCCATTCACATTATTGTGGCTTATAGTATTGTATAAGTAATAAAGCAGTACGATATTGAATATAACGAATTAAAAGGTTACTTATGACCCAGTTAAGACAAGCGAAATATCGTCAGGATTATCAAGCACCTGATTACACAATTACAGAGATTGACCTCGATTTTAATCTTGACCCAGTGAAAACGATTGTTACCGCAGTAAGTAAGGTAAAACGCCTTAATCCACAATCATCAACGCTTGAGCTCAATGGCGAAGATTTATCGTTAGTCAGCATCGAAGTCGATGGTAAAGCGTGGCAAAACTATAAAGAATCTGAAGGTAAATTGATTATTGAATCATTACCTGAATCTTTCACACTACGGATTGTGAATGAAATTAGCCCTGAGAAAAATACCGCCCTAGAAGGGTTATATGTTTCAGGTGAGGCGTTATGCACACAATGTGAAGCGGAAGGTTTCCGCCATATTACCTATTACCAAGACCGACCAGATGTATTAGCTCGCTATACCACCACAATTACAGCTGATAAATCACGTTATCCTTATTTACTTTCAAATGGTAACCGTATTGCAGAAGGTGAACTGAATGATGGGCGTCATTGGGTGAAGTGGGAAGACCCATTCCCAAAACCAAGTTATCTATTTGCCTTAGTTGCAGGTGATTTTGACGTTTTAAAAGACACCTTTGTCACTCGCAGTGGTCGTGAAGTTGCGTTAGAGCTCTTTGTTGATAAAGGCAATTTAGACCGCGCACCTTGGGCAATGCAGTCCCTGAAAAATGCCATGAAATGGGATGAAGAGCGCTTTGGTTTAGAGTATGACCTTGATATCTATATGATTGTTGCCGTTGATTTCTTCAACATGGGAGCAATGGAAAATAAAGGGTTGAATGTCTTTAACTCTAAATATGTTTTAGCTAAAAGCGAGACAGCGACGGATAAAGACTATCTGAATATCGAATCCGTAATTGGCCACGAGTATTTCCATAATTGGACAGGAAACCGCATTACTTGTCGTGATTGGTTCCAATTGAGCCTTAAAGAAGGGCTAACCGTTTTTCGCGACCAAGAATTTAGTTCAGATTTAGGCTCTCGCTCTGTTAACCGTATCAACAATGTCAAAGTAATGCGTTCGGCTCAGTTTGCTGAGGATGCAAGCCCAATGGCGCACCCAATTCGCCCAGACAAAGTCATTGAAATGAACAACTTTTATACTTTGACGGTATATGAAAAAGGATCGGAAGTCATTCGCATGATCCACACTCTGCTGGGTGAGGAGATGTTCCAAGCAGGTATACAACTTTATGTTCATCGCCATGATGGCAGTGCGGCAACCTGTGACGATTTTGTGCAGGCGATGGAAGATGCGTCAAATGTTGATTTATCATTATTTCGTCGTTGGTATAGCCAATCAGGGACACCAGTTTTAACTGTTCGTGATGAATATGTGCCAGAAAAACAGCAATATACGCTACATGTTAGCCAAATGACGCCACCTACGGCAGATCAAGCTGAAAAGCAACCATTGCATATCCCATTGGATATTGAGCTCTATGATGAACAAGGTGAAATTATCACGCTAAAACGTGAGGGTAGCGTGGTAAATTCGGTGCTAAACATTACGCAAGAAACTCAGACGTTTGTTTTTGATGAGGTGACAAGCCGCCCAGTTCCATCCTTATTGCGTGAGTTTTCAGCCCCTGTAAAATTAGATTACAACTATACAGATGAGCAACTAGCTTTCTTGATGCAGCATGCAAGTAATGAATTTGCTCGTTGGGATGCGGCTCAGCAACTCATTAATAATTATGTAAAAATTAATGTAGCTCATTATCAAAAAGGTGAAACATTAGTTTTACCTGAGCCAGTGGTAGATGCTTTTCGCGGTGTATTATTAAGTGATTCGATTGATCCTGCATTAGTCGCATTGATCTTAACGTTACCTTCCGAAAATGAGCTGGCAGAATTATTTACGGTTATCGACCCTGTTGCGATCCACGAAGTTGTAAACTTTATTCATCATCATTTAGCGGTAGAAATGCATGATGAACTTCTCTCGGTTTATCGCTCTATTAATATTGATGGCTATCGTGTTGATCACCAAGATATAGCTAAACGCTCATTGCGTAACATTTGCCTGCAATACTTAGCCGCGGGTGATGATAGCGAGCTGGCGAACAAATTAGTGTTGGAACAATACCAATCTGCCGATAACATGACGGATTCATTGGCCGCATTGACCGCAGCTAACGAATCACTGTTACCTTGTAAAGCACAGTTAATGGCAGACTTTGATGAGCGTTGGCACCATGACGGGTTAGTTATGGATAAGTGGTTTACCCTACAAGGGGCGAACCCTGCGAAAGAAGCCCTTGCTAATGTACGTGAATTATTGGGGCACCGCTCATTTAGCATGAGTAACCCTAACCGTGTTCGCTCACTTGTTGGTGCTTTCACAGCGGGGAATCCTGTTAATTTCCATGCGGAAGATAGCAGTGGTTATCAATTCCTGTATGAAATTTTAGTCGATCTGAATACACGCAACCCGCAAGTGGCTTCAAGACTGATTGAACCGTTGATCCGTTTAAAACGTTATGACGAAAAGCGTCAAGCGCAGATGCGCAAAGTGCTTGAGCAATTAAAAGCGCTCGATAACCTTTCTGGTGATCTATTTGAAAAAATTACCAAAGCGTTAGAAAGCTGATTTATATATAGCTAACCAATTATTGGTTTTAATAAGCCGCTAAAATTTAATTTAGCGGCTTATTTGTTTATGGCAAGAATGGAATATTAAATGAGAGATAACTATCATAAAGTGGTTGTTTTCCTCAAAAAACTAGGCAAATGAATTTTTATTGATTTTTTCATGGTAAAAGGGCGGTGAGATAGGGTAATCTATAGCGCGTTTTATCCGACGAAAAAAATCGCATGTATGAATGGCAGCTCGGCAAATCGTATTTGGCGGGGTTTTAGCATGCGACATGATGTCTACTCTATTGAAACGTACTAGTAAAAATAGGTTATTGGATATGCTATATCACCTTGCCCGCAAGGCACTATTCCAGTTCGACCCTGAAAAAGCTCATGAATTGACTTTTCGCCAGCTTCAACGTTTAAATCATTCTCCTTTTCAATGCCTTATTCGCCAATCTGTTGCCACTAAGCCCGTTCAATGCATGGGACTTTCCTTCAAAAACCCACTAGGACTCGCAGCGGGTTTAGATAAAGATGGCGAGTGTATTGATGCTTTCGGTGCCATGGGGTTTGGGTTTATCGAAATTGGTACGGTAACTCCTCGTCCTCAGTCTGGTAATGACAAACCGCGGTTATTTCGACTTGTAGAAGCTGAAGGTTTAATTAACCGGATGGGGTTTAATAATAAAGGTGTCGATAACCTTGTCGAGAATGTTAAAAAATCGAATTACGGTGGGATCATCGGTATCAATATTGGTAAAAATAAAGATACGCCTGTCGAACAAGGTAAAGATGACTATTTAATTTGCATGGATAAGGTCTATGCACATGCCGGTTATATTGCTATTAATATTTCTTCCCCAAATACACCAGGGTTGCGAACATTACAATATGGCGAAGCACTGGATGATTTATTAAGTAGCATAAAAGCAAAACAACTTGAATTACAATTACAGCACCAAAAATATGTGCCAGTTGCTGTCAAAGTTGCGCCTGATTTATCTGAAGAGGAAATTATCCAAGTTTCAGATAGCCTAGTTAGACATAATATCGATGGCGTTATTGCAACGAATACCACGTTAGACCGCTCTTTGGTTCAAGGGATTAATCATTGCAATGAAGCGGGTGGGTTAAGTGGTCGTCCTGTGCAATTAAAAAGTACGCAAGTTATTAAACTTATTTCACGTGAGTTAAATGGAAAACTGCCAATAATTGGA is drawn from Providencia huaxiensis and contains these coding sequences:
- the pyrD gene encoding quinone-dependent dihydroorotate dehydrogenase → MLYHLARKALFQFDPEKAHELTFRQLQRLNHSPFQCLIRQSVATKPVQCMGLSFKNPLGLAAGLDKDGECIDAFGAMGFGFIEIGTVTPRPQSGNDKPRLFRLVEAEGLINRMGFNNKGVDNLVENVKKSNYGGIIGINIGKNKDTPVEQGKDDYLICMDKVYAHAGYIAINISSPNTPGLRTLQYGEALDDLLSSIKAKQLELQLQHQKYVPVAVKVAPDLSEEEIIQVSDSLVRHNIDGVIATNTTLDRSLVQGINHCNEAGGLSGRPVQLKSTQVIKLISRELNGKLPIIGVGGIDSLTAAREKMEAGASLIQIYSGFIYHGPKLIKDIVNHI